The nucleotide window CACAAGGGCGAGGGGGTTCAGAATCAGACAGCCCGATCCTGGCTGCCTTTCTGGTTCCACCCTTGTTCATTCCCTCCTATTTGAGCCCTGGCATGACATTGCCACATTGGATCTCTGGGCCTCCTGTGAACAGTGCCAGGTATTTGACAATCCCTGCAGCCCTAGAGTCATGGTGGACAGCAGACTGCTATTCCAAAATACTTAGCGAGAGCCATGAGGGATTGTTTTGTTGAatagtgttttttgttttccatttttcaaaacaAGGTTGGTTATTCAAACACGTAAGACTAGATTTGCCTACCTGAGTCAAATGAAAGTAGTTTTGATGTGAATGACAGGCCAGTAATCAGGAATGGGCCTATTCCAGAGCCCTAACCTTCAGCTTTATTGTACTGCGGAGATGCCATTGGGTCCTAGAAGGTTATGCCAGTGGATTGTAGAAGATTATGCCAATGGTGAAGAGATGCCAATAGATCCTAGAAAGTTACATTATGCCAGTGAATCTGGCAGTCTGCCATGTTGGAAAACCTTTGTCCAGAGACATTTTCCAAACAGCATCCTAACTTAGCTCAGAGAGGTCCATCACCAGCAGGCTTGAGAAGTAGGTGctgaattctttggccatgatAACTCATGGAACCAAGGCAGATTATGTGGCCCCTTTCCACTTGAACCATGATTTTAGAATTGCTAGTACTCAAATTGTGAGGCCTTTGTCTAATAACCAGTGAACAGACTCACCAGAATAAGAGTTGCTGACCCTTTTTGTGTCTTAGATTTCCCCCGTCTCACTTTAGCACGAATTTGGCAGTCTGGCAGATCTTATGGACTTCTCAGATTGTTATGTGTCTTAATGCAGAAGATAAAATccacaggatcacaaaggaaaccattCATGTTGAAATCagagttaaaaaatgttttggggggcagctgggtagctcagtggattgagagccaggcctagagataggaggtcctaggttcaaatccggcctcagacacttcccagctgtgtgaccctgggcaagtcacttgaccccccattgcctacccttaccaatcttccacctataagtcaatacacagaagttaagggtttaaaattttaaaaaaaaaatgttttgttttagtttacaATCTATGAGTTAAGGATCTCTGTACTAGGGGAACTAAACcagaagataaaaagggaaaaaggaaataaacatttatgaagtgcctgttgtatgccaggcactgtgctaataagtactttacaaaataACTCATTTCATCCTCCAACGACCTTGaaaggtagattctattattctcgttttacatttgaggaaactgaggcatgctgaggctaagtgacttgcccacccaactagtaagcatctgaagctggattttaactcaactCTTCCTGGCTGTGGGCTCAATGTTCTACCCTCTGCACTACCCAGCTCTCTAGTAGCAATTTTAGCTGAGTTCAAGGGGCACTTAAGGATGAATCCAGAAGGATAACCAACTGAATAAAAATTGAGAGGATCTGTCAAGATTTCTTTaacaaatttctttctctgtcagtGATGCTGGGACCACCACTTGACACTGTAAGGTGGCCTTAGTTTTGAGGAGCCAAGTCTTAAGATCTTGAAAGAAGGCAAGCCCCTAAATGCTTGGAGAAAATTGTGGACCTTattccactttttttaaaaagacaattgaCAAACTATCTACTGACTTGTGTCTTATGGACTATCTCAATAAGATAATCTACACACTTATAAGGGAATCTTAGTTACTTTAGTTTTAGTTACTCAGTTACCTACATTCCAGAGAGTACAAGAGCCAACTCTTTACATTTGATGTCTAGAGTTCGAGAGCTTgtgactaatttccattttttttgaaagtttggatgtgtttgcttgtttatcactctcttctatttcttctatattttgctctttttctccatagaaattatccggggggtggggggacagctgggtagctcagtggattgagaaccaggcctagagacgggaggtcctaggttcaaatctggcctcagacacttcccagctgtgtgaccctgggcaagtcacttgacccccattgcctacccttaccactcttctgtcttggagccaatacacagtattgactccaagacggaaggtaaggatttaaaaaaaattatccagggtcaaaagcttttttttgctGCTGTCTGTTCCTTTTGCTATTAGCAGATTGGAATTCCTACATGTTGGTGGAtgttgctttcttagcttctgtctcgcAGGGCTTTGCCTTAGTAGGCATCTACATTTGACTTCTAGAAAATCATTTGatgaactattgaactaataaataagactaagagctggtactttgaaaaaacagatagaaAATCATTTGATTCCATGGAGCAGAATGGTTGGTCAGtaaaccattttttaaatgttggtcagtcagtaaacacttattgaatgccagacactgtgctaactgctgggGGCACAAAAAGTGACAAAAGATAGTGCCTACCCTAAAGAAGCTTATAGTCCTAAAAACCAAGAGCCATCAAGGCTTTCTCCTAATGTACTGTCTTCAGATATATGCAAAAAATAAGGAGTTCTTTAAATATATCAGAACTTGTTTCAGCTCTCTAGTTACCAACCAATACACCTAAAACAGGAACATATACAGTCCCCAAAGGTATTTGTCTATGTCCTAAAAGACAATGGTCCAATGCCAATTCTAAACTGAAGAGAGATTCTCAGTAGAGGATGAGGTAATTCCAATGCCTCCATTTGCTAAGGATTGTGGTGCTGATAGTACAAAGCCTCCAAACATTATAGAATCTTTAATATGACACCCATCACCAAGCAAGGTGTCATCCTAACTATCCACACGAGAAGAACTAAGTGGATAAAGTGCCTTTTGTCCAAATGCTGAGATGCAGTTGGATATGCAGGCCAGAGGAATGATCCAATAGTACACCTCTCTTGGACAGACACTGCCACTAGTCAGCAAATCAAACCCAAAACTAAATGGGAAGAGGAAAGTGGAAAGAGGAAAGAGCTAGATTCCAACCTTTGGGAAATGATGTGGGGCTCTTGGGATGGCCCCAACcattataaaatagattttcagaaggaatttttcctttctaaggaaaccaaggcctgtTTTTTAATACCATTCTTTTTCTAGTGACATGGCATGGCATGAATTCCAGGGGTGTGAGTCAGAAATTCCAGTGATGTGAGTCATGACATTCCACAGTATCTGAAGAATTAAAAGTTATGGGACATTCGCATGAAAAAGGGGACAAACAGTGATGGTAAAAGCTGTAATATATAAGCAATAAGAAATGGCAGCCCATTCCCCTCAACAAGTGTTTAGTAAGCCCCTCTTTTAGATAAGGCTATAAAAGAGGGAGGGGGCAAGGTAAGTATGTGCTAAGATCCCCTGCTCTTTGGATGAGCTGACACATTCTAGGAGGGTTGGCCTTACTCAGAAGCACAGAGTATTCCAGTTAGTAAAGGGACCTGAGGGGTATGTGGTCGCCTTGACAGAGGCCAGGAACAAGGCCTGGGGAAGGGAGATGGTTCCTCTGAGGTGGCCAAGCTGGCCCTAACTTTTCCACTGGCCTTTCCTGCTTCCTCCAGCCCTGTTTGGGGGAGGAAGTTATTTCCTGTCTGCGTTTGTTCCTGACCTCTTCCTCCACTCCCCTCCCCAGTTTTATCAGTGAAGAGGTGTAAAGGTTTCCATTGGCCCGTGCCAGCAGCTTGGAGCCAACAGTCCTAGGGGTGGTGCGGGACTAGAGAACTGGGCCGTCGAGCCTCCTGAGAGCTGCTAAGTCCACCTCTAGGCAGAAGCTCCAGATAGATGACTCCGTCTCTGACTTAGGTGATCTTGGGCCCTCTCtaggcctcatctgtaaaatgaaagcactgGATTGGACCTTCAGTGTTTCTGTCAATTGTGAAATGGGATGGAGTGGATAGAGAATTAgccttggagacagaaagaccacATTCAGgccctgacttcagacacttaacatAGTTGGGCAATAGCTGGGTAAATCCTGTAACCTCTCAGCCTTGGTTTCTCACCTGAAATGGGAATTACAGTAGTAGTTCTCTCACATGTACAAAGTGTTGTGCAAACTGCAAAATGCCATCTCATTGCTaacttattgttgttgttgttgttgttagacTGTGATCCTAAAGCAGATTTCTTGTATTTTACAAAACACTTCTCTGTGGTTCCCTTCCCACCGccaccccactccccactcccctggATTATTATGTATCTGGAAGTTTAAGTGAATTACAATTTTGTTTGGGCAGTTAATGAGAGTTTTGCAATACTGCTCCATTTAATTATCTGGAGCCACCATGGGGCATTGCAAAACCAGGGCAGAGAGAATTGTTCTTGTAGCTAAGCAAGTGATTATTTGCCTGTATTGAGGCCGTGGAGGTTACCTGAGGGCCACAGGAACTCTGAGCTCATCCAACCACATCTAGAAAAATGCAGGCTCTCCTGGGAGCCAGGTTAGGAGTTAGGGTTTTGACAAGTTGGACTGTGTCCAGCAAGGAATAATCCAATTGGGGTGGGGATGGGCCTTGAAACTGTCCTTTGAGAATTAGCTGTGGGATTTGGGGATGGTCAGCCAAAGATGGGAGGCCCAAAGGGGTACAGAGTCATTGATGTTAGTCATTTGAAAGAAGAATCAGGATGCTGGGCCTGGTGGGTGCCAGATGTTGATTCTCTGCAGCCATCCAGAATTCAGAAGGGCAGCATCTTTAAGTGCAGAGCACAATGGTGGAGTTGGCATCCTGGgattcagagctgggagggaccagAGAAGTTATCCATTCAGGCCgcttcattttacataagagaaaGCAGGCCCACCCTTCTTGGGCCTCATTCCCACAGTCCCCTCGTGTGTGTTTGTCTGTCTCACTTTCTCCCTGATTCCTTCCAGGCCACCCTGCAGTTCTGTGTGGTGAAACCCCTCATGGCCATTAGCACAGTGATCCTCCAGGCCTTTGGCAAATACAGAGACGGTGACTTTGAGTAAGCAGATTCTTTGGGGAAAATGTATCCCCCACCATGTTGGGGCGGGATTGAGGAATGAGGGTTGGAGGGGAAGTAGAAAGAGAGGTGAGCTTTCCTCTGGGAATCGATGGGTATGTCCGTCCTCCCTCTGAATCTTCCCTTCATCTTGGGTTAGGATTGACTTGGTTTTAAATTCATATAACATGTTTTGGAGATAAGTCTGACCCCAAGCAGAAGTGGAGCCTGTGTccaggaaactgagtcaagggAACCTATCCCTCTCAGGGAAAAAGCCCAAGACTGTCCCAATTATCCCTTAGCCTCTAATTCCCACAGATGACTGACTCTTGTAATCCAAGAAAAGGGACGAGAAGAATAAAGTGAGGAGTCTGGCAAGAGTGTGCTGGGAAGGGTAGGGGACGGGGGCATCTTGATCTGCTTTGGTGGGGCCTGGAAGTTAGTCATGGTGACTCCCCATCTCAACTCCCCAGCCATTATGGGGACTCTCCTGGCACCCTGGGAACCTCAGCTGGCATATTTGGCCATATAGCACAGCTTTAGGGCTCCTCCTTTTGccaagagagagattgagagggagggagggggagagaatgtGTGTTTTTGATGGGGGGACTCTCATGCTGCCCCCTCTTCCAGGGTTCCATGGCAGTGATTTGGGGCTGATCATTCCATTTAGAGAACCGAGCCTGGGTTCCATGGATGATGCCCTAGAAGCTTGCAGGGGGAGGCAGCTTCTCAGTGCCCATAGGCTCACATTTCCTTCCTGTTGCAGTGTCACTAGCGGCTACCTCTACGTGACAATCATCTACAACATCTCAGTCAGCCTGGCCCTCTATGccctcttcctcttctacttTGCCACTCGGGAGCTGCTCAGCCCCTACAGTCCTGTCCTCAAATTCTTCATGGTCAAGTCAgtcatcttcctttccttctggcAAGGTGAGGCTCCTCCCTACTTGCTAGGCCACCTACCCCACTGGGCAGAACCAGTCCTAGGTTGAACCCAGGCCTGCTGTGACTTTCCCACCTCACCCTAGGCTCTTTCCCTTCTGTTCTTTGTCCTGCCCTCTCATTATTCTCCTGGTGCCTGTGGTGGagtgctgtgtgttcctgggtAGCTCCATTGTCCATTGTTGAGGGAGTGACTCAAAGCTCTGATTTGATTCACGCCAGGTGCTGGTGAGGTACCTCCTGGATGACCAGCCCTGTGTGAGGGTGTTGGGTATCATGgtggctagaaaaaaaaaaatagaagccaGGCTTGTTCCTCAAGTAACTTGCTCAGCCAGTAGTTGAGGTGCTTGGCTGGTTGCTTAGCCTGGATTCTGGGTCCAGATTTCAGCTTGGCCAGGGAAAAAGTGAGCGAGTTGGGGAGGATGTTGTGTCTCTTGAGTTTTTTGGCATTCTTTACTTGGCTGACCCCTGATTTCTCATATGAGGGAAAACCCCAGCTATTTTCATGGCCCTGTAGACCAATCCCCCTCTGCCTGCATCTCCCTGTGATGAGCTCCTTTGAACTCAAGCAGTGGCAGGGGCTGCCCTGGGCTTCCATGGAGTCCCTTCCTGGTGTACATATGCGActgaagtggggaggggaataaaCTCTTCTAGTCTTACTGGGTGAACTTGGACATTCCTGCCCTAGAGAGAACAGCAGGAATCTCCCTCCCACAGATCCTTTATGGGCTGCTTCacagaaggggaggaagaggggagttAGGGCCATTATTCCAGAGGACTACGTGGTCCAGTGCTGCTCTCCTGGAGGGCCTCTGATGTAACCCCagcactttccttccttccttccttccttccttctgtccattttggagttaatactgtgtattggctccaaggcagaagagtggtaagggctaggcaatgggggtcaagtgacttgcccagggtcacacagctgggaagtgtctgaagccagatttgaacccaggacctcctgtctctaggcctggctctcaatccactgagctacccagctgccccctaccccaGCTCTTTAGAGCCAGGGAGCCTATCTTCATGGTTGGGTGCTCCTCCTTCTAAAGACCTGCTTCTCCACCTGATGGCCCTTCAGATTCTTGAAGGTAGCCATCCTGTTCCCTGCAGTCTAGTGTCCCAGGTCCTTCTGGTGGTCTTTGTTCCCTTCCCTAGCCTGGCCGCCCTCCTTGGCAATGCTCCATCCCATCCTTAAACATGGCCCTGTTGCTGAGCTCAGTGCACCTGTCCAGTGGGGCTCTCACCCATTTGGCTCGGCGTTGGGTCCTCTCAGTGCAACCTAAGATCGTCTGGCCCTGGGGGGCTTCCAGCTCCTCCTGCTGAGCTCCTGAGGATCCCGGACTTTCACTCGAGGCCTTGCCCCTGAGTTGTGGGAGCCTCTGAGCCTCGCTGCCTTGGTTCTCCCGCCCTCAGGTATGCTTCTGGCTATCCTGGAGAAGTGCGGGGCCATCCCCAAGATCCACTCGGCCGAGGTGTCCGTGGGGGAGGGCACTGTGGCTGCTGGCTACCAGGACTTCATCATCTGTGTGGAGATGTTCTTCGCCTCCCTGGCTCTGCGCCACGCCTTCACCTACAAGGTCTATGCCGATAAGAGGCTCGATGCCCAAGGTAAGAGAGTGGAGGGGGTGGTGCACAGGCACCCCGCGGGGAGTGGGGCGGGAGGGCCTCAGGCTCCTGGGCCTCCTGGCCTTCCACGCCTTCTGCTCTTTCTGTCAGCGCCCTCTTTCATCCCACGAGATTCCCTTGGAGACCAAGAGGGGCCCATCATGGGCTCCCCAGTTTATAGTGAGGGAATTTGCTTGGTCATTCAGCGATCGTGGGTGGGAGATCAGGCCCCCTGGGGCTCCCTGCTTTCCTCCCAGGCCTACTTTCACACGGCACACGTTGCCCCTTGTCAAAAGCCAACTGTTTCTAACACGCTCCAACAAATATTGACATTCAAAGTCTACTCCGAGCCAGGAAGTAGAACTGACTTGGGGTCTGGTTCAGCCAGGACTAGACCTGCAAAGGGCCTGAAGAATCCATTCCGGAGGAGCCCCCTCCCCACGGGTGGGGAATGACTTTCAGAGGTCCCCAGCTCCGGAGAGCGGAGGCCCGAGAGCCGCCCACATTCTCTCAGAGCTCCCTTTCTTTGTTGCTCTCTGGGCTGCTGCGCTGACATTCTGGACCGAGGCTCCAGGACACCTCCTGGTCTCCAAGCGTTTTATCGGGCTCTCCCCAAGGCCTGAGCCTGCCGCTGCCTCTGATGCCCACGTGGAGCGGAGTGCCGGGGCTCGGCGTGCGCCCCTCTGCCTGCTCAGGCCATAGCGCTGGAGCGCCCAGGAACGCCTTTAGCTGATGACCTGCCTGTCTTTCTGGGGGCTGGAGGCTGCCCCGTGCCCAGGCTGGGAGGTTACTTCAGGACGCTGCCCCCTGCTCTCAGCCTGTGGTCAGTGAGGCCCTGCAGCCCTGCCCCTGGGCATCCCCAGCCTGCTTCCTGCCGTGCCCTTAGAAGGAAGTTGCCAGGGCTTACTAGGATGCCCGGCCTTGGGGAGACGACCAGCCTGCGCTCGCAGGCTGCCCAGGGAAAGGCCCTGATCCCGAGGGATTCATCAGGTCTCTCTCGGAGTATGGCCGCGTGCTGGCCGCTGCACACCTGAGCCTTGTCCTCAGAAGGCAGCCCAAAGCTGGGTGATGCCTTCCCCCTGCATGGAGAGCTCTGGGCTGCTCTGGCTGGGGTCGGCCTCGCTGGGAGAGGAGCCGTCTTTGGGCCACCTGTAGGCCAGGCTCCTGCCAGCCTACTGGATCTTCTCGCTGGCGTCGCCCAAGCAGCCCCGTCAGGCAGAAGTAGCTCATCACCCTCCATCAGCCCtccctgtgtgccaggcaccgtgctgaGCCTAAAGTTGGGGGCAGAGAGGCAGCCCCGGCCCGAGAAGGCCAGCACTGGGGCAGGGCAGCCTTCTTCCCCCAGCCTTGTCCCTCGGGGGAGCGGCACCCAGAAGGGGGGAATCTGGTGCTGTCAGCCTGCCCGCAGGGGGGCCGCGGCCGCCCCTTTAGTCGGTGGTCCCCGAACTGCCATGATGCCGGGGGGATGCTTTGGTTATTGGGAGTACTTTGTTCATTCAGTTTTCTcgcatctctctgtctctggttccctgtctctgtctctcccttcttcgcccctccccccccccgacTGGTTTCTGATGCTGCCCAGTGCCGGCGTATGGCCCTTACGGTAGGTGCACCGCCCGTCGCGGCCTCCATCCTCGCCGTCCTCACCTCACAGCATGCCTCCATTCATTCCTCGGCCCAGACCGGCCCCCAGAGGGGTCCTGCCCCAGGTTCCCCGGCCCCCACTCCCTGGAGCTTTCCTCGGGACATTGGCCGCTCTTCTTCCTGGGCTCTCCTAGTCTAGCGGTCTAGCCGGGTGTCTCGGGCTGCCCCCCTCGTTGTGTCATTAGTGTTGGGAACGCCCGCGCTGCCCCGCTGCTTGGTGTCGGAGAGCCCTGGTGCCCCCTCTTGGGTGGCCTGTAGATCTAGGTGGGGAGCCGCCCGGGGGCCGTCCTGTCTGACCCACGGACTCAGAGAGGAGCCCGGCCAGACTCCGACCTCGCCGGCCCCCGGCGGCCCGGGATCCATGGGGTGGGCTTCCTCATCCCGGGCTCCCAGCCCTTCCCTCCAGCTGCCTGCAGTCCCCGTGGCCTCACCCCACTGCCATGGTTCCTCCCCGCCTCCTTGTGTGAGAGccccatttcctttcttcctttcctcggGCTCTTCGTCCTCGG belongs to Gracilinanus agilis isolate LMUSP501 chromosome 5, AgileGrace, whole genome shotgun sequence and includes:
- the TMEM184B gene encoding transmembrane protein 184B isoform X2, coding for MGGPKGYRVIDVSHLKEESGCWAWWVPDVDSLQPSRIQKGSIFKCRAQWWSWHPGIQSWEGPEKLSIQAASFYIRESRPTLLGPHSHSPLVCVCLSHFLPDSFQATLQFCVVKPLMAISTVILQAFGKYRDGDFDVTSGYLYVTIIYNISVSLALYALFLFYFATRELLSPYSPVLKFFMVKSVIFLSFWQGMLLAILEKCGAIPKIHSAEVSVGEGTVAAGYQDFIICVEMFFASLALRHAFTYKVYADKRLDAQVPAYGPYGRCAPMKSISSSLKETMNPHDIVQDAIHNFSPAYQQYTQQSTLEHGPSWRNGSHVLARSHSLGGGSRDNEKTLLLSSDDEF